CAAGCTCGGTGCGATGGTCGCGGGTCAGTGGGCGGTGCTCGATGGGCTGAGACCCGGCGACCGGGTGATCGTCGACGGGCTGCAAAAGGTTCAGCCGGGCCAGCCGGTGCGCATCGCGCCGCCTGCGAAACGCTGATCCGGCATGACTCCCCGCTTTTTCATCGACCGGCCCATTTTTTCCTGGGTCATCGCCATCGGCATCCTGCTCGCCGGGATCATCGCGCTGCGTGGGCTGCCCGTCGAGCAATATCCGTCGGTGGCGCCGCCGTCACTGACCATCGGCGTCACCTATCCGGGCGCAGATGCGAGGACGCTGGAGCAGAATGTCACGCAGGTTATCGAGCAGGAACTGAACGGGGTCGAGGGCTTCCTCTACATGGCCTCGACCAGCGAATCCAACGGCACCGCATCGATCACGCTGACCTTTGAGGCGGGGACCGACATCGACAATGCGCAGATGGAGGTACAGAACCGTCTGCGCCGCGTCGAACAGCGGCTGCCCGAAGATGTGCGGCGCCAGGGCATTTCGGTGACCGAGGCCAATTCGGGCTTCCTCCTGATCGTCGCGATCACGTCGAAGAGCGGCAACACGGACCCGATGGAGGTCAACAATTTCGCCAACACGCGCGTGCTCGACGAACTGCGCCGCGTGAATGGCGTCGGCAATGTCCAGGCCTTTGCCCCCGAATATGCGATGCGCGTCTGGCTCGATCCGCAGAAGCTTGCCTCCTATGGCCTCTCGGCTGCCGAAGCGCTCGCGGCGGTGCAGGAGCAGAATAGCCAGACGCCGGGCGGCCAATTGGGCGACCAGCCGATCGCGAAGGGGGCGCAGATCAACGCCGTCATCACGACGCAGGGCCGCTTCACCAAGCCCGAACAGTTCGAAAGCATCATCCTGCGCGCCAACCCCGACGGGTCGGCGGTGACGCTGGCCGACGTCGGCCGCGTCGAGCTTGGCGCGGCAAGCTATCTGTTCTCGTCCGAACTCAATGGCAAGCCAATGGCGGGCCTCGCGGTCCAGCTGACCCCCGGCGCCAATGCGCTGTCGACCGCCGAGGGCGTGCGCGCGCAGATGGCGGAGCTGGAAAAAGGCTTTCCGCCCGACATCAGCTGGTCGATCCCCTATGACACGACGCCCTTCGTCGAGCTGTCGATCGAGGAAGTGGTCAAGACGCTGGTCGAGGCGATGATCCTCGTCTTCCTCGTCATGTTCCTGTTCCTGCAGAACTGGCGCGCGACGGTGATCCCGACGATCGTCGTGCCGATCGCACTCGCAGGGGCGTGCCTTGGCCTGTGGATGTTCGGATTCTCGATCAACGTGTTGACGCTTTTCGGCATGGTGCTGGCGATCGGCATTCTCGTCGACGATGCGATCGTCGTGATCGAAAATGTCGAGCGCATCATGAATGAAGAGCATCTGCCGCCCTATGAAGCGACGGTGAAGGCGATGGGGCAGATCACCAGCGCGATCATCGGCATCACGCTGGTGCTGATCGCGGTGTTCATCCCGATGGCGTTCTTCCCCGGCTCGACGGGCGGCATCTATCGCCAATTCTCGATGACGCTCGCGATCTCGATCGCCTTCTCGGCGCTGCTCGCTCTCACGCTCACGCCGGCGCTCTGCGCGACCTTGCTGAAGCCGCACGACCAGACCAGGCGCACCGGGCCGGTCGGCGTCTTCTTCGATCGCTTCTTCGACCGCTTCAACGGCTGGTTCGGGCGCACGACCGATCGCTATCAGGGCGGCGTGGGCAAGATGCTCGCCGCGCCGCTGCGCTGGCTGGGCGTATTTGTGGCGATGGTCGCGATAACCGCGCTGCTCTTTACCCGCCTCCCCGGATCCTTCCTGCCGCAGGAGGATCAGGGCTATCTGATCACGGTCATTCAGGCCCCGCCGGGCGCGACGACGCAGCGCACCAACGAAGCGACGAAGCAGGTCAAGGCCTTCTTCGCCGAACAGCCGCAGGTCGCGAACATCGTGCTCGTCAACGGCTTCAGCTTTTTCGGCCAGGGTCAGGCGAACGCGATCATGTTCACGCCGCTGAAACCCTGGGACGAACGCACCGGCGAAGGCGACAGCGCCGACGCGATCGCCGGCAGGGCGATGGGCACGCTGATGGGCATCAAGGAAGCCTTTGCCTTTTCGCTGAGCCCGCCGTCGATCCCCGAACTCGGCACGTCGAGCGGCTTTACGTTCAAATTGCAGGATCGCGGCGCAAACGGGCGCGAGGCGCTGGTCGCGGCACGCAACCAGATGCTCGGCGGCGCGATGCAGAGCAAGCTGCTCGCCAATGTCCGCCCCGAAGGGCAGGAAGACGCGCCGGTGCTCAAGCTCGACATCGACCGCATCCAGGCGCGCGCGCTCGGCCTGTCGATCGGCGAGGTCAATGCAACGCTCGCGATCAGTTTCGGTAGCGCCTATGCCAATGACTTCACGCGCGAGGGCCGCGTGCTGCGCGTGCTGCTCCAGGCCGACGCGGCGAACCGCATGACGCCGCAGGATGTGCTCGACCTGCGCGTGCGCAGCGCGACGGGCGACATGGTGCCCTTTGGATCGTTCAGCAAGGCCGAATGGTCGGCCGAACCGCCGCAGCTTCAACGCTATAACGGCTATCCGGCAATGACGATTTCGGGGGAGCCCGCGCCCGGCCAGTCGACCGGCGAGGCGATGGCGGAAATGGAGCGGCTGGCGGAGCAATTGCCGCCGGGATTCGCCTATGAATGGACCGGCATTTCCTATGAAGAGAAGCAGTCGGCCGGTCAGATCGGCATGTTGCTGGGTCTGTCACTCGTCGTCGTCTTCCTGCTGCTCGCCGCGCTCTATGAAAGCTGGTCGGTGCCGGTGGCGGTGCTGCTCGTCGTTCCGCTCGGCGTGCTCGGCGCGGTGCTCTTTTCGATGTTCCGCGGGCTGTCGGCCGACATTTATTTCAACGTCGGCCTGATCACGATCATCGGGCTTGCCGCCAAGAATGCGATCCTGATCGTCGAGTTCGCGATCGAGCAGGAGGCCGAGGGCAAATCGACGCTCGACGCGGTGATGGAAGCGGTGAAGCTGCGCCTGCGGCCGATCATCATGACCAGTCTGGCGTTCATCCTTGGCATGGTGCCGCTCGTTATCGCAACGGGCGCGGGCGCCGCCAGCCGCATCGCGGTTGGATCGGGCGTGATGGGCGGGATGATCGCCGCGACCTTGCTCGGCATCTTCTTCATCCCGCTGTTCTACCTGTCGGTGCGCAAATGGCTGAGCCGCAAACGCCCCCCCGCCCCCACCGAGAAAGGCCACCATGAGGAGCCCGGTCATGCGTAAGGCGATCCTGCTTCTCATCGCAACGACGCTCGCCGGATGCGTCGACATGGCGCCTCCGCACGAGCGGCCACCGCTGGCGACCGCCGCCGACTATCCCGCCGAGTTCGCGGGCGGCGCGACGCCGGGGCAGCGCGCGACCGACATCGCGTGGCGCGACTTCTTCGCCGACCCGCGGCTCGAAATGCTGATCGCGCAGGCGATCGCGCATAATCGCGACCTTGCCGTCGCCGTGGCGCAGATCGAGGAGGCGCGCGGCCTCTATCGCATCCAGGCGGCCGACCGCCTGCCGACGGTCGGCGCCAGCGCCGATGCAGCGCGGACGCGCGGCCCGTCGGTGACGGGCGTAGGCACCGACACGACGAGCCGCTATTCGGTCGGCGTTGGCGTCACCTCGTTCGAGCTCGATTTCTGGGGGCGGGTCAGGAATCTCTCCGAAGCGGCGCGCAGCCAATATCTTGCGACCGAGGCGGCCGAGCGCACTTTTCGCCTCGCGCTTGTGCGCGATGTCGCCTCGACCTATTTCGCTTCGCGCGGCGCCGAGGAGCAGATCCAGCTTGCCGAAGCGACGGTGGCGAGCCGCAAGGAGGGACTGCGCATCGCCCGGCGCCGCCTCGATGCCGGGGTCACATCGGCCCTCGACTATCGCCAGTCGGAAACGCTGCTGACGCAAGCCGAAACGCAGCTCGCGAGCCTGAAGCTCGGCAAGGCGCAGGCCGACAATTTCCTCGCCGTGCTCACTGGCGGCCCGGTTAGCGAGCCTCTGCTCGCGCCGCTTCCGCTCGTCGCGCAGGCGGGGGCACCCGCGCTGACCGCGGGGCTGCCGTCCGACCTGCTCGTCGCGCGCCCCGACATTGTCGCGACCGAGGAACGGCTGCGCGCCGCGCGCGCCAATGTCGGCGCGGCGCGTGCCGCCTTTTTCCCGTCGATCTCGCTCACCGGCAGTTTCGGTTTCGCCTCAGGCGCGCTCGACGACCTGTTCGGCGACGATGGCATGACATGGACTTTCGGCCCGTCGATCAGCCTGCCGATCTTCGACTTCGGTCGGCGGCAAGGCAATCTGACGGTCGCCGAGGCGCGCGAGGACATCGCCGTCGCGGCCTATGAACGCACCGTGCAGGGCGCGTTCCGCGAGGTCGCCGACGCGCTCGCCGGGCGGCGTTATCTGGCCGAACAGGTCGAAGCGCAGGAGCGCGGCACGCTGGCGACGCGGCAGATCGCCGACCTGGCGCGCAAGCGCTATCGCGAGGGGGTGTCGACCTATCTCGAAGTGCTCGACGCCGAACGCAACCTGTTTGCCGCCGAACAGACGCTGATCGAACTGCGCCGTGCGCAGGTCGACAATCTGGTGACGCTTTATGTCGCGCTGGGTGG
This DNA window, taken from Sphingopyxis alaskensis RB2256, encodes the following:
- a CDS encoding multidrug efflux RND transporter permease subunit, which gives rise to MTPRFFIDRPIFSWVIAIGILLAGIIALRGLPVEQYPSVAPPSLTIGVTYPGADARTLEQNVTQVIEQELNGVEGFLYMASTSESNGTASITLTFEAGTDIDNAQMEVQNRLRRVEQRLPEDVRRQGISVTEANSGFLLIVAITSKSGNTDPMEVNNFANTRVLDELRRVNGVGNVQAFAPEYAMRVWLDPQKLASYGLSAAEALAAVQEQNSQTPGGQLGDQPIAKGAQINAVITTQGRFTKPEQFESIILRANPDGSAVTLADVGRVELGAASYLFSSELNGKPMAGLAVQLTPGANALSTAEGVRAQMAELEKGFPPDISWSIPYDTTPFVELSIEEVVKTLVEAMILVFLVMFLFLQNWRATVIPTIVVPIALAGACLGLWMFGFSINVLTLFGMVLAIGILVDDAIVVIENVERIMNEEHLPPYEATVKAMGQITSAIIGITLVLIAVFIPMAFFPGSTGGIYRQFSMTLAISIAFSALLALTLTPALCATLLKPHDQTRRTGPVGVFFDRFFDRFNGWFGRTTDRYQGGVGKMLAAPLRWLGVFVAMVAITALLFTRLPGSFLPQEDQGYLITVIQAPPGATTQRTNEATKQVKAFFAEQPQVANIVLVNGFSFFGQGQANAIMFTPLKPWDERTGEGDSADAIAGRAMGTLMGIKEAFAFSLSPPSIPELGTSSGFTFKLQDRGANGREALVAARNQMLGGAMQSKLLANVRPEGQEDAPVLKLDIDRIQARALGLSIGEVNATLAISFGSAYANDFTREGRVLRVLLQADAANRMTPQDVLDLRVRSATGDMVPFGSFSKAEWSAEPPQLQRYNGYPAMTISGEPAPGQSTGEAMAEMERLAEQLPPGFAYEWTGISYEEKQSAGQIGMLLGLSLVVVFLLLAALYESWSVPVAVLLVVPLGVLGAVLFSMFRGLSADIYFNVGLITIIGLAAKNAILIVEFAIEQEAEGKSTLDAVMEAVKLRLRPIIMTSLAFILGMVPLVIATGAGAASRIAVGSGVMGGMIAATLLGIFFIPLFYLSVRKWLSRKRPPAPTEKGHHEEPGHA
- a CDS encoding efflux transporter outer membrane subunit; its protein translation is MRKAILLLIATTLAGCVDMAPPHERPPLATAADYPAEFAGGATPGQRATDIAWRDFFADPRLEMLIAQAIAHNRDLAVAVAQIEEARGLYRIQAADRLPTVGASADAARTRGPSVTGVGTDTTSRYSVGVGVTSFELDFWGRVRNLSEAARSQYLATEAAERTFRLALVRDVASTYFASRGAEEQIQLAEATVASRKEGLRIARRRLDAGVTSALDYRQSETLLTQAETQLASLKLGKAQADNFLAVLTGGPVSEPLLAPLPLVAQAGAPALTAGLPSDLLVARPDIVATEERLRAARANVGAARAAFFPSISLTGSFGFASGALDDLFGDDGMTWTFGPSISLPIFDFGRRQGNLTVAEAREDIAVAAYERTVQGAFREVADALAGRRYLAEQVEAQERGTLATRQIADLARKRYREGVSTYLEVLDAERNLFAAEQTLIELRRAQVDNLVTLYVALGGGLVERAGSAAR